A region from the Chanodichthys erythropterus isolate Z2021 chromosome 5, ASM2448905v1, whole genome shotgun sequence genome encodes:
- the pbld gene encoding phenazine biosynthesis-like domain-containing protein: MEIPIFTVDAFTNVPFKGNPAAICLIENELQDDLYQSIAAEMNLSQTAFITKRNSMDFSSGARFGLRWFSPKSEVPLCGHATLASAAVLFYLKKNVNPVVVFETMSGELHVRQHEESLIMDFPLYKPQPQVQHEIKDLLKAAVGDLPIQDVCYSPTTKKLMIRLADTCNRSELTSLRPEAETLLRNETTGKIKSLIITLKGTQTTQSGYDFYSRVFAPWVGVPEDPVTGSAHTVLAGYWSEKLKKKKMMAYQCSSRGGEVKLEIRDDGRLDIIGQAQIILQGTLKI, from the exons ATGGAGATTCCAATATTTACTGTTGATGCTTTTACCAATGTACCTTTCAAAGGTAATCCTGCTGCAATATGCCTTATAGAGAAC GAGCTGCAAGACGATCTTTATCAAAGCATTGCTGCTGAGATGAATTTATCACAGACTGCTTTCATCACAAAACGAAATTCTATGGATTTTTCCTCAG GTGCAAGGTTTGGGTTACGCTGGTTTTCCCCAAAAAGTGAGGTTCCACTTTGTGGACATGCAACACTGGCCTCAGCAGCAGTGCTCTTTTACCTTAAAA AGAATGTCAACCCTGTTGTGGTGTTTGAGACTATGAGTGGGGAGCTTCATGTGCGCCAGCATGAAGAATCTCTAATAATGGACTTCCCCTTATACAAACCACAGCCCCAG GTACAACATGAAATCAAGGATCTTTTGAAG GCTGCTGTTGGAGACTTACCCATTCAGGATGTGTGTTACAGTCCAACCACAAAGAAACTAATGATTCGTCTAGCCGACACATGCAACAG GTCTGAACTTACATCTTTGAGGCCAGAGGCAGAGACTCTTCTGAGAAATGAGACCACTGGTAAGATTAAAAGTCTCATCATTACATTGAAAGGAACACAGACTACTCAGTCTGGATATGACTTCTACTCCCGTGTCTTCGCACCCTGGGTTGGTGTCCCTGAAGATCCAGTCACTG GGTCTGCACATACAGTCCTTGCTGGATATTGGTCTGAGAagctgaagaaaaagaaaatgatgg CTTACCAGTGTTCCAGTCGTGGTGGTGAGGTAAAGCTGGAAATAAGAGATGACGGTCGACTGGACATTATTGGTCAGGCACAGATCATTCTTCAGGGAACTCTTAAAATCTAG
- the LOC137020039 gene encoding phenazine biosynthesis-like domain-containing protein isoform X1, with the protein MEIPIFTVDAFTNVPFKGNPAAVCLIENELQDDLYQSIAAEMNLSDTAFITKRNSMDFSSGARFGLRWFSPICEDLLCGHATLASAAVLFYLKKNVNPVVTFETMSGELHVRQHEESLIMDFPLNKPQPQEQHEIKDLLKAVVGDLPIQDVCYSPTIKYLMIRLADTCDRSELTSLRPEAEALLKNESTGKIKGISVTIKGAPNAQPGYDFYSRFFCPWYGVLEDPVCGSSHTVLAGYWSQKLHKKKMLAYQCSSRGGELELELRDDGRLNISGRAQIILQGTLKI; encoded by the exons ATGGAGATTCCAATATTTACTGTTGATGCTTTTACCAATGTACCTTTCAAAGGTAATCCTGCTGCAGTATGTCTTATAGAGAAC GAGCTGCAAGATGATCTTTATCAAAGCATTGCTGCCGAGATGAATTTGTCAGACACTGCCTTcattacaaaacgaaattctaTGGATTTTTCCTCAG GTGCAAGGTTTGGGTTACGCTGGTTTTCCCCCATATGTGAGGATCTACTATGTGGACATGCAACACTGGCCTCAGCAGCAGTGCTCTTTTACCTTAAAA AAAATGTCAACCCTGTTGTGACGTTTGAGACTATGAGTGGGGAGCTTCATGTGCGCCAGCATGAAGAATCTCTAATAATGGACTTCCCCTTAAATAAACCACAGCCCCAG GAACAACATGAAATCAAGGATCTGTTGAAA gCTGTTGTTGGAGACTTACCCATTCAGGATGTGTGCTACAGTCCAACAATAAAGTACCTGATGATTCGTCTAGCTGACACATGTGACAG ATCTGAACTTACATCTTTGAGGCCTGAAGCAGAAGCTCTGCTGAAAAACGAATCTACTGGGAAGATTAAAGGCATCAGTGTTACAATCAAAGGAGCTCCGAACGCACAGCCTGGATATGACTTCTATTCCCGTTTCTTTTGCCCTTGGTATGGGGTCCTTGAAGATCCAGTCTGTG GGTCTTCACACACAGTTCTTGCTGGCTACTGGTCTCAAAAGCTgcataaaaagaaaatgttgg CCTACCAGTGCTCCAGTCGAGGAGGTGAACTGGAGCTGGAGCTGAGGGATGATGGTCGACTCAACATCAGCGGTCGGGCGCAGATCATTCTTCAGGGAACTCTTAAAATCTAG
- the LOC137020039 gene encoding phenazine biosynthesis-like domain-containing protein isoform X3 gives MPYRELCLIENELQDDLYQSIAAEMNLSDTAFITKRNSMDFSSGARFGLRWFSPICEDLLCGHATLASAAVLFYLKKNVNPVVTFETMSGELHVRQHEESLIMDFPLNKPQPQEQHEIKDLLKAVVGDLPIQDVCYSPTIKYLMIRLADTCDRSELTSLRPEAEALLKNESTGKIKGISVTIKGAPNAQPGYDFYSRFFCPWYGVLEDPVCGSSHTVLAGYWSQKLHKKKMLAYQCSSRGGELELELRDDGRLNISGRAQIILQGTLKI, from the exons ATGCCTTATAGAGAAC TATGTCTTATAGAGAAC GAGCTGCAAGATGATCTTTATCAAAGCATTGCTGCCGAGATGAATTTGTCAGACACTGCCTTcattacaaaacgaaattctaTGGATTTTTCCTCAG GTGCAAGGTTTGGGTTACGCTGGTTTTCCCCCATATGTGAGGATCTACTATGTGGACATGCAACACTGGCCTCAGCAGCAGTGCTCTTTTACCTTAAAA AAAATGTCAACCCTGTTGTGACGTTTGAGACTATGAGTGGGGAGCTTCATGTGCGCCAGCATGAAGAATCTCTAATAATGGACTTCCCCTTAAATAAACCACAGCCCCAG GAACAACATGAAATCAAGGATCTGTTGAAA gCTGTTGTTGGAGACTTACCCATTCAGGATGTGTGCTACAGTCCAACAATAAAGTACCTGATGATTCGTCTAGCTGACACATGTGACAG ATCTGAACTTACATCTTTGAGGCCTGAAGCAGAAGCTCTGCTGAAAAACGAATCTACTGGGAAGATTAAAGGCATCAGTGTTACAATCAAAGGAGCTCCGAACGCACAGCCTGGATATGACTTCTATTCCCGTTTCTTTTGCCCTTGGTATGGGGTCCTTGAAGATCCAGTCTGTG GGTCTTCACACACAGTTCTTGCTGGCTACTGGTCTCAAAAGCTgcataaaaagaaaatgttgg CCTACCAGTGCTCCAGTCGAGGAGGTGAACTGGAGCTGGAGCTGAGGGATGATGGTCGACTCAACATCAGCGGTCGGGCGCAGATCATTCTTCAGGGAACTCTTAAAATCTAG
- the LOC137020039 gene encoding phenazine biosynthesis-like domain-containing protein isoform X2, translating into MPYRERNPAAVCLIENELQDDLYQSIAAEMNLSDTAFITKRNSMDFSSGARFGLRWFSPICEDLLCGHATLASAAVLFYLKKNVNPVVTFETMSGELHVRQHEESLIMDFPLNKPQPQEQHEIKDLLKAVVGDLPIQDVCYSPTIKYLMIRLADTCDRSELTSLRPEAEALLKNESTGKIKGISVTIKGAPNAQPGYDFYSRFFCPWYGVLEDPVCGSSHTVLAGYWSQKLHKKKMLAYQCSSRGGELELELRDDGRLNISGRAQIILQGTLKI; encoded by the exons ATGCCTTATAGAGAAC GTAATCCTGCTGCAGTATGTCTTATAGAGAAC GAGCTGCAAGATGATCTTTATCAAAGCATTGCTGCCGAGATGAATTTGTCAGACACTGCCTTcattacaaaacgaaattctaTGGATTTTTCCTCAG GTGCAAGGTTTGGGTTACGCTGGTTTTCCCCCATATGTGAGGATCTACTATGTGGACATGCAACACTGGCCTCAGCAGCAGTGCTCTTTTACCTTAAAA AAAATGTCAACCCTGTTGTGACGTTTGAGACTATGAGTGGGGAGCTTCATGTGCGCCAGCATGAAGAATCTCTAATAATGGACTTCCCCTTAAATAAACCACAGCCCCAG GAACAACATGAAATCAAGGATCTGTTGAAA gCTGTTGTTGGAGACTTACCCATTCAGGATGTGTGCTACAGTCCAACAATAAAGTACCTGATGATTCGTCTAGCTGACACATGTGACAG ATCTGAACTTACATCTTTGAGGCCTGAAGCAGAAGCTCTGCTGAAAAACGAATCTACTGGGAAGATTAAAGGCATCAGTGTTACAATCAAAGGAGCTCCGAACGCACAGCCTGGATATGACTTCTATTCCCGTTTCTTTTGCCCTTGGTATGGGGTCCTTGAAGATCCAGTCTGTG GGTCTTCACACACAGTTCTTGCTGGCTACTGGTCTCAAAAGCTgcataaaaagaaaatgttgg CCTACCAGTGCTCCAGTCGAGGAGGTGAACTGGAGCTGGAGCTGAGGGATGATGGTCGACTCAACATCAGCGGTCGGGCGCAGATCATTCTTCAGGGAACTCTTAAAATCTAG
- the LOC137020040 gene encoding phenazine biosynthesis-like domain-containing protein isoform X2, with protein MEIPIFTVDAFTNVPFKGNPAAICLIENELQDDLYQSIAAEMNLSQTAFITKRNSMDFSSGARFGLRWFSPKCEVPLCGHATLASAAVLFYLKKNVNPVVTFETMSGELHVRQHEESLIMDFPLNKPQPQDQHEMKDLLKAVVGDLPIQDVCYCPTTWNLMIRLADTCDRPEAEALLKNDSTGKIKGICVTIKGAPNALPGYDFYSRYFAPWYGVLEDPVCGSAHTVLAGYWSEKLNKKKMLAYQCSSRGGELELELRDDGRLNISGRAQIILQGTLKI; from the exons ATGGAGATTCCAATATTTACTGTTGATGCTTTTACCAATGTACCTTTTAAAGGTAATCCTGCTGCAATATGCCTTATAGAGAAC GAGCTGCAAGACGATCTTTATCAAAGCATTGCTGCGGAGATGAATTTATCACAGACTGCTTTCATCACAAAACGAAATTCTATGGATTTTTCCTCAG GTGCAAGGTTTGGGTTACGCTGGTTTTCCCCCAAATGTGAGGTTCCACTTTGTGGACATGCAACACTGGCCTCAGCAGCAGTGCTCTTTTACCTTAAAA AAAATGTCAACCCTGTTGTGACGTTTGAGACTATGAGTGGGGAGCTTCATGTGCGCCAGCATGAAGAATCTCTAATAATGGACTTCCCCTTAAATAAACCACAGCCCCAG gACCAACATGAAATGAAAGATCTGTTGAAA gctGTTGTTGGAGACTTACCCATCCAGGATGTGTGCTACTGTCCAACAACATGGAACCTGATGATTCGTCTAGCTGACACATGTGACAG GCCTGAAGCAGAAGCTCTGCTGAAAAACGATTCTACTGGGAAAATTAAAGGCATCTGTGTTACAATCAAAGGAGCTCCGAACGCATTGCCTGGATATGACTTCTATTCCCGTTACTTTGCCCCTTGGTATGGGGTCCTTGAAGATCCAGTCTGTG GGTCTGCACACACAGTTCTTGCTGGCTACTGGTCTGAAAAgctgaataaaaagaaaatgttgg CCTACCAGTGCTCCAGTCGTGGAGGGGAACTGGAGCTGGAGCTGAGGGATGATGGTCGACTCAACATCAGCGGTCGGGCGCAGATCATTCTTCAGGGAACTCTTAAAATCTAG
- the LOC137020040 gene encoding phenazine biosynthesis-like domain-containing protein isoform X1: protein MEIPIFTVDAFTNVPFKGNPAAICLIENELQDDLYQSIAAEMNLSQTAFITKRNSMDFSSGARFGLRWFSPKCEVPLCGHATLASAAVLFYLKKNVNPVVTFETMSGELHVRQHEESLIMDFPLNKPQPQDQHEMKDLLKAVVGDLPIQDVCYCPTTWNLMIRLADTCDRSELTSLRPEAEALLKNDSTGKIKGICVTIKGAPNALPGYDFYSRYFAPWYGVLEDPVCGSAHTVLAGYWSEKLNKKKMLAYQCSSRGGELELELRDDGRLNISGRAQIILQGTLKI, encoded by the exons ATGGAGATTCCAATATTTACTGTTGATGCTTTTACCAATGTACCTTTTAAAGGTAATCCTGCTGCAATATGCCTTATAGAGAAC GAGCTGCAAGACGATCTTTATCAAAGCATTGCTGCGGAGATGAATTTATCACAGACTGCTTTCATCACAAAACGAAATTCTATGGATTTTTCCTCAG GTGCAAGGTTTGGGTTACGCTGGTTTTCCCCCAAATGTGAGGTTCCACTTTGTGGACATGCAACACTGGCCTCAGCAGCAGTGCTCTTTTACCTTAAAA AAAATGTCAACCCTGTTGTGACGTTTGAGACTATGAGTGGGGAGCTTCATGTGCGCCAGCATGAAGAATCTCTAATAATGGACTTCCCCTTAAATAAACCACAGCCCCAG gACCAACATGAAATGAAAGATCTGTTGAAA gctGTTGTTGGAGACTTACCCATCCAGGATGTGTGCTACTGTCCAACAACATGGAACCTGATGATTCGTCTAGCTGACACATGTGACAG ATCTGAACTTACATCTTTGAGGCCTGAAGCAGAAGCTCTGCTGAAAAACGATTCTACTGGGAAAATTAAAGGCATCTGTGTTACAATCAAAGGAGCTCCGAACGCATTGCCTGGATATGACTTCTATTCCCGTTACTTTGCCCCTTGGTATGGGGTCCTTGAAGATCCAGTCTGTG GGTCTGCACACACAGTTCTTGCTGGCTACTGGTCTGAAAAgctgaataaaaagaaaatgttgg CCTACCAGTGCTCCAGTCGTGGAGGGGAACTGGAGCTGGAGCTGAGGGATGATGGTCGACTCAACATCAGCGGTCGGGCGCAGATCATTCTTCAGGGAACTCTTAAAATCTAG